The following proteins are encoded in a genomic region of Corylus avellana chromosome ca4, CavTom2PMs-1.0:
- the LOC132180025 gene encoding cold-regulated protein 27 isoform X3, protein MRENLRKNIPTPSLQPQAMAGCGSESTRTSSDSSAITADTCKEPSRHCGNARTQGQLTEWTDQKHSLYLNSLEASFVTDLQRSMCLRGLCSQDNVRGTYSPKEPRTKTRNSSDEFMVLRDGRWQKINFERNDNLLDSTADSHVVLGSPWIRHFTSSGKRCAERSLYVQEHGVFHHEGTHLKGNLTFASGSSRGLDHQGSFGGTTETSDQNFVDEDQGEKSSCASMVKRSKTTAADASSSDQVVPLGKFHTTDVSTADNASSEREQEGRYELLSENPESLVCPKSDLHYFLKGS, encoded by the exons atgagagaaaatctCCGGAAAAATATTCCGACGCCGTCTCTGCAGCCTCAGGCCATGGCCGGTTGTGGGAGCGAGTCGACTCGGACGAGCTCGGACTCGTCTGCCATCACAGCTGACACTTGCAAAGAACCTTCACGCCATTGTGGAAATGCAAGAACG CAGGGGCAGTTGACAGAGTGGACAGATCAGAAGCACAGTTTGTATCTTAATTCCTTAGAGGCATCATTTGTTACTGACTTGCAACGTTCAATGTGTTTGCGTGGCTTGTGCTCGCAAGATAATGTCCGTGGGACATATTCACCCAAAGAACCTAGAACCAAAACTCGCAATTCTTCTGATGAG TTCATGGTTCTACGAGATGGCCGCTGGCAGAAGATCAACTTTGAAAGAAATGATAATTTGTTGGACAGCACTGCTGATTCTCATGTTGTTCTAGGAAGTCCATGGATACGACATTTTACATCTTCAGGCAAACGGTGCGCTGAGAGATCTCTTTATGTCCAAGAACATGGTGTGTTTCATCATGAAGGGACTCATTTAAAAGGGAATTTGACTTTTGCCAGTGGATCATCAAGAGGTTTGGATCATCAGGGATCTTTTGGCGGCACTACAG AGACTTCAGATCAGAACTTTGTGGATGAAGACCAAGGAGAGAAGTCAAGCTGTGCATCTATGGTGAAAAGGTCGAAGACGACTGCAGCCGATGCTTCAAGCAGTGATCAA GTTGTGCCCCTTGGAAAGTTTCACACAACAGATGTTTCAACTGCCGATAACGCTTCATCAGAGAGGGAACAAGAAGGACGTTACGAACTGCTGTCCGAGAACCCTGAGAGCCTTGTCTGCCCGAAATCCGATCTGCATTATTTTCTGAAAGGGAGCTAA
- the LOC132180025 gene encoding cold-regulated protein 27 isoform X2 gives MRENLRKNIPTPSLQPQAMAGCGSESTRTSSDSSAITADTCKEPSRHCGNARTGQLTEWTDQKHSLYLNSLEASFVTDLQRSMCLRGLCSQDNVRGTYSPKEPRTKTRNSSDEFMVLRDGRWQKINFERNDNLLDSTADSHVVLGSPWIRHFTSSGKRCAERSLYVQEHGVFHHEGTHLKGNLTFASGSSRGLDHQGSFGGTTETSDQNFVDEDQGEKSSCASMVKRSKTTAADASSSDQVLTKRKFVVPLGKFHTTDVSTADNASSEREQEGRYELLSENPESLVCPKSDLHYFLKGS, from the exons atgagagaaaatctCCGGAAAAATATTCCGACGCCGTCTCTGCAGCCTCAGGCCATGGCCGGTTGTGGGAGCGAGTCGACTCGGACGAGCTCGGACTCGTCTGCCATCACAGCTGACACTTGCAAAGAACCTTCACGCCATTGTGGAAATGCAAGAACG GGGCAGTTGACAGAGTGGACAGATCAGAAGCACAGTTTGTATCTTAATTCCTTAGAGGCATCATTTGTTACTGACTTGCAACGTTCAATGTGTTTGCGTGGCTTGTGCTCGCAAGATAATGTCCGTGGGACATATTCACCCAAAGAACCTAGAACCAAAACTCGCAATTCTTCTGATGAG TTCATGGTTCTACGAGATGGCCGCTGGCAGAAGATCAACTTTGAAAGAAATGATAATTTGTTGGACAGCACTGCTGATTCTCATGTTGTTCTAGGAAGTCCATGGATACGACATTTTACATCTTCAGGCAAACGGTGCGCTGAGAGATCTCTTTATGTCCAAGAACATGGTGTGTTTCATCATGAAGGGACTCATTTAAAAGGGAATTTGACTTTTGCCAGTGGATCATCAAGAGGTTTGGATCATCAGGGATCTTTTGGCGGCACTACAG AGACTTCAGATCAGAACTTTGTGGATGAAGACCAAGGAGAGAAGTCAAGCTGTGCATCTATGGTGAAAAGGTCGAAGACGACTGCAGCCGATGCTTCAAGCAGTGATCAAGTACttactaaaagaaaattt GTTGTGCCCCTTGGAAAGTTTCACACAACAGATGTTTCAACTGCCGATAACGCTTCATCAGAGAGGGAACAAGAAGGACGTTACGAACTGCTGTCCGAGAACCCTGAGAGCCTTGTCTGCCCGAAATCCGATCTGCATTATTTTCTGAAAGGGAGCTAA
- the LOC132180025 gene encoding cold-regulated protein 27 isoform X1: protein MRENLRKNIPTPSLQPQAMAGCGSESTRTSSDSSAITADTCKEPSRHCGNARTQGQLTEWTDQKHSLYLNSLEASFVTDLQRSMCLRGLCSQDNVRGTYSPKEPRTKTRNSSDEFMVLRDGRWQKINFERNDNLLDSTADSHVVLGSPWIRHFTSSGKRCAERSLYVQEHGVFHHEGTHLKGNLTFASGSSRGLDHQGSFGGTTETSDQNFVDEDQGEKSSCASMVKRSKTTAADASSSDQVLTKRKFVVPLGKFHTTDVSTADNASSEREQEGRYELLSENPESLVCPKSDLHYFLKGS from the exons atgagagaaaatctCCGGAAAAATATTCCGACGCCGTCTCTGCAGCCTCAGGCCATGGCCGGTTGTGGGAGCGAGTCGACTCGGACGAGCTCGGACTCGTCTGCCATCACAGCTGACACTTGCAAAGAACCTTCACGCCATTGTGGAAATGCAAGAACG CAGGGGCAGTTGACAGAGTGGACAGATCAGAAGCACAGTTTGTATCTTAATTCCTTAGAGGCATCATTTGTTACTGACTTGCAACGTTCAATGTGTTTGCGTGGCTTGTGCTCGCAAGATAATGTCCGTGGGACATATTCACCCAAAGAACCTAGAACCAAAACTCGCAATTCTTCTGATGAG TTCATGGTTCTACGAGATGGCCGCTGGCAGAAGATCAACTTTGAAAGAAATGATAATTTGTTGGACAGCACTGCTGATTCTCATGTTGTTCTAGGAAGTCCATGGATACGACATTTTACATCTTCAGGCAAACGGTGCGCTGAGAGATCTCTTTATGTCCAAGAACATGGTGTGTTTCATCATGAAGGGACTCATTTAAAAGGGAATTTGACTTTTGCCAGTGGATCATCAAGAGGTTTGGATCATCAGGGATCTTTTGGCGGCACTACAG AGACTTCAGATCAGAACTTTGTGGATGAAGACCAAGGAGAGAAGTCAAGCTGTGCATCTATGGTGAAAAGGTCGAAGACGACTGCAGCCGATGCTTCAAGCAGTGATCAAGTACttactaaaagaaaattt GTTGTGCCCCTTGGAAAGTTTCACACAACAGATGTTTCAACTGCCGATAACGCTTCATCAGAGAGGGAACAAGAAGGACGTTACGAACTGCTGTCCGAGAACCCTGAGAGCCTTGTCTGCCCGAAATCCGATCTGCATTATTTTCTGAAAGGGAGCTAA